In one window of Tellurirhabdus rosea DNA:
- a CDS encoding 3-keto-disaccharide hydrolase yields MLKATGSFVKPLFIAGSLAVIGGFTDCLAQTKKDRKDGYVSIFDGKTLKGWDGDTAYWRVENGTLTGEIRPDRLLKTNSFIIWRGGSPQDFEFKGEFKITGAGNSGINYRSEQLTDIPFALRGYQADIDGQNRYTGQNYEERRRTTLAYRGQKTRIKPYDGAASPEAVREKVSKNAWTGMEVVGSLGSSDSLKTFIKQEDWNTFHLIIKGNHLRHYINGVLMSEVIDEDAVNGRQKGLLGVQVHVGPPMQVQYRNLMLKQLPVQKELTKSQP; encoded by the coding sequence ATGTTGAAAGCAACAGGGAGCTTTGTAAAACCGCTTTTCATCGCCGGCTCGCTGGCGGTGATCGGCGGTTTTACCGATTGTCTGGCTCAAACCAAAAAAGACAGGAAAGACGGCTACGTCAGCATCTTCGACGGCAAAACGCTGAAAGGCTGGGACGGCGATACGGCGTACTGGCGGGTGGAAAACGGAACCCTGACCGGCGAAATCCGGCCGGACCGTTTGCTCAAAACCAACTCGTTCATCATCTGGCGCGGCGGCTCTCCCCAGGATTTTGAGTTTAAAGGCGAATTCAAGATCACCGGCGCGGGCAATTCCGGCATCAATTACCGGAGTGAACAGCTGACCGACATTCCGTTTGCGCTCCGGGGCTACCAGGCCGACATCGACGGGCAGAACCGCTACACCGGCCAAAATTACGAGGAACGCCGCCGCACCACCCTCGCCTACCGGGGCCAGAAAACCCGCATCAAACCCTATGACGGAGCGGCTTCTCCCGAAGCCGTGCGCGAAAAGGTCAGCAAAAACGCCTGGACGGGCATGGAAGTCGTCGGTTCGCTCGGCAGCTCGGACTCGCTGAAAACGTTCATCAAACAGGAAGACTGGAACACGTTTCATCTGATTATCAAAGGCAACCACCTCCGGCACTACATCAACGGGGTGCTGATGAGCGAAGTCATTGACGAGGATGCGGTAAATGGACGGCAGAAAGGTCTTTTAGGCGTACAGGTCCACGTCGGGCCGCCCATGCAGGTGCAGTACCGAAACCTGATGCTGAAGCAGTTACCCGTTCAGAAGGAGTTAACCAAAAGTCAGCCGTGA
- a CDS encoding heme-binding protein: MKSTFLNVKLLPLLGMMGLVGLWHTFPQAEEHLIVAPAPDPKVAKLKLPEGFKAEHLYSPSENGQGSWVSMAFDDKGRMITSDQYGALFRLTIPAMASGSATPTIEKLTIGTDTSAVGGMGFAQGLLYAFNSLYVMVNNRPTARFPKPSGLYRLQDTNGDDQFDKVTLLKELVGEGEHGPHSVVLSPDKKSLIVVAGNHTDVPEMDAYRLPKVWKQDNLFPLIKDPRGHANNRMAPGGWIAQVDPEGKRWELLGAGFRNEFDVAFNEAGDMFTYDSDMEWDFGLPWYRPTRICHVTSGAEFGWRTGNSKWSARYTDNLPPVVNIGQGSPTNLIYVNRGRFPQKYQNTLLAFDWSFGIVHAIHLKPNGATYSGEREEFLSGLSLPLTDGLIGPDGALYFLTGGRRLESSLYRVYYDGPEKPVATNATLPLPEAHKIRASLEAYHTGGPKAGAVEAAWPYLKHADRFIQYAARIAVEHQPVSEWQGRALAEKAPRAVPQAAIALARHADSTSASVRSQLLTNLMVPGFAQLNEMEKQDVLRALEVVMARMGTPDGELKTKLSAFLNAGYPSKSAQLDRAYCRLLVTLDDPQGLVKTLALMDQKIPNDLTADETATASSDLIMRNPQYGLDIARMLAKVPPMQQTYLATMLSGQKAGWTPAQRQKYFSWFRTALNYQGGHSYIGFIDRARKLALQNVPKEQVATYSKLSGEELLSKNGNDLVVGAYPKGPGRRWSVTDALAVVDQGLEGRSFENGRNMYNAITCGRCHTMRGEGGAVGPDLTQLATRFSKKDMLEAILEPSKAVSDQYAATQFNLKKGESVVGRLVNEDKDAYYVSQNPFAPDQLRKVPKKEVTSSTLSNVSIMLPGLINSLNPDELKDLMAFLMAGGNQDHQVYKAAAGSGKGK; the protein is encoded by the coding sequence ATGAAGTCAACTTTCTTAAACGTCAAATTGCTGCCACTGCTAGGGATGATGGGGCTGGTCGGCCTTTGGCATACCTTCCCCCAAGCGGAGGAGCACCTAATCGTCGCCCCCGCCCCCGACCCTAAAGTCGCCAAACTGAAACTGCCCGAAGGCTTCAAGGCCGAACACCTCTACAGCCCCTCCGAAAACGGCCAGGGGTCGTGGGTGTCGATGGCCTTCGACGACAAGGGCCGGATGATTACCTCCGACCAGTACGGGGCGCTTTTCCGCCTGACCATCCCGGCGATGGCCTCGGGCAGCGCCACCCCTACCATCGAAAAACTAACCATCGGCACCGATACCTCCGCCGTCGGGGGCATGGGCTTCGCGCAGGGGCTGCTGTATGCCTTCAACAGCCTTTACGTGATGGTCAACAACCGACCCACCGCCCGTTTTCCCAAACCCAGCGGGCTGTACCGGCTTCAGGACACCAACGGCGACGATCAGTTCGATAAAGTCACCCTGCTGAAGGAACTGGTCGGCGAAGGCGAGCACGGTCCGCACAGCGTGGTGCTGTCGCCGGATAAAAAATCGCTGATCGTGGTGGCGGGCAACCATACCGACGTACCGGAGATGGACGCCTACCGCCTGCCCAAAGTCTGGAAACAGGACAACCTTTTCCCGCTCATCAAAGACCCCCGCGGCCACGCCAACAACCGCATGGCTCCGGGCGGCTGGATTGCCCAGGTAGACCCCGAGGGCAAACGCTGGGAACTGCTCGGCGCCGGGTTCCGGAACGAGTTCGACGTAGCCTTCAACGAAGCGGGTGACATGTTTACCTACGATTCGGATATGGAATGGGACTTCGGCCTGCCCTGGTACCGGCCCACCCGCATCTGCCACGTGACGAGCGGGGCGGAATTCGGCTGGCGGACCGGCAACAGCAAATGGTCGGCGCGCTACACCGACAACCTGCCGCCGGTCGTGAACATCGGCCAGGGGTCGCCCACCAACCTCATCTACGTCAATCGGGGACGTTTTCCGCAAAAATACCAGAACACCCTGCTGGCTTTCGACTGGAGCTTCGGCATCGTGCACGCCATCCACCTAAAGCCCAACGGGGCCACCTATTCGGGCGAACGCGAAGAATTCCTTTCGGGGCTTTCGCTGCCGCTGACCGACGGCCTCATCGGGCCCGACGGCGCGCTGTACTTCCTGACGGGCGGCCGGCGGCTGGAATCGAGCCTCTACCGGGTGTATTACGATGGCCCGGAAAAGCCCGTCGCCACTAACGCCACGCTGCCGCTGCCGGAAGCCCATAAAATCCGCGCCAGCCTCGAAGCCTACCACACGGGCGGCCCCAAAGCCGGAGCCGTGGAAGCCGCCTGGCCGTACCTGAAACACGCCGACCGGTTTATCCAGTACGCCGCCCGAATCGCGGTGGAACACCAGCCGGTATCGGAATGGCAGGGCAGGGCTCTGGCCGAAAAAGCGCCCCGGGCCGTGCCGCAGGCCGCCATCGCGCTGGCCCGCCACGCCGATTCTACCTCGGCATCAGTGCGCAGCCAGCTGCTGACCAACCTGATGGTTCCCGGATTTGCGCAACTGAATGAAATGGAAAAGCAGGATGTCCTCCGCGCCCTGGAAGTGGTCATGGCCCGTATGGGTACTCCGGACGGCGAACTGAAAACCAAGCTCAGCGCTTTCCTGAATGCCGGGTATCCGTCCAAATCCGCCCAGCTGGACCGCGCTTACTGCCGCCTGCTGGTGACCCTCGACGATCCGCAGGGACTGGTTAAAACGCTGGCGCTGATGGACCAGAAAATCCCGAACGACCTCACCGCCGACGAAACGGCCACGGCTTCGAGCGACCTCATCATGCGCAACCCGCAGTACGGCCTCGACATCGCCCGGATGCTGGCCAAAGTGCCGCCCATGCAGCAGACCTATCTGGCGACGATGCTGAGCGGCCAGAAGGCGGGCTGGACCCCGGCGCAGCGTCAGAAGTATTTCTCCTGGTTCCGCACCGCGCTCAACTACCAGGGCGGTCACAGCTACATCGGCTTTATCGACCGCGCCCGGAAACTGGCCCTGCAGAATGTTCCGAAGGAGCAGGTGGCGACCTACAGCAAACTGTCGGGCGAGGAACTGCTGTCGAAAAACGGCAACGATCTGGTGGTGGGTGCCTACCCGAAAGGACCGGGCCGCCGCTGGTCGGTGACCGATGCGCTGGCCGTCGTGGATCAGGGTCTGGAAGGCCGGAGCTTTGAAAACGGGCGGAACATGTACAACGCCATCACCTGCGGCCGCTGCCACACCATGCGCGGCGAAGGCGGTGCCGTCGGGCCGGACCTGACGCAGCTGGCGACGCGTTTCTCCAAAAAAGACATGCTGGAAGCCATTCTGGAACCCAGCAAGGCCGTTTCGGACCAGTACGCCGCCACCCAGTTCAACCTGAAAAAAGGCGAATCGGTCGTGGGTCGGCTGGTCAATGAGGACAAGGACGCCTACTACGTCTCGCAGAACCCGTTTGCCCCGGACCAGCTGCGGAAAGTGCCGAAGAAAGAGGTGACGTCCTCAACGCTGTCCAACGTGTCCATCATGCTTCCGGGCCTCATCAACAGCCTGAATCCGGACGAACTGAAGGACCTGATGGCGTTTCTGATGGCGGGCGGCAACCAGGATCATCAGGTGTACAAGGCCGCCGCGGGCTCCGGTAAAGGAAAGTAA
- a CDS encoding aldose 1-epimerase family protein, translated as MTSGNWKHKFINPAQVGGIETAVLDNGRGRGTRIAWINTGTGLRYKVVLDRAMDIAEAFYNQHSLAWLSHLGVAPPDPSTDRGIGWLRNFGGGLLTTCGLTHIGGPETDAYGERGVHGPISNLPAELESILQPDPAAGRLEFSLTGRIRQTQVFGPCLELRRTISGRLGEARIQIRDEVVNRGNTPAPHMLLYHVNFGWPLVDEGAELIWQGDWQAREGENARIFRPENDFRKCPPPLDEHAGGGEEAAFIRPEADENGQCVCGVHNPALGIAALIRFRKEQLPWLTNWQHWGRGEYVTGLEPGTHPPIGQAAARARQELLFLEPEDSRIYELSLEVVPSDSEYFNSLPTHTSTHQEH; from the coding sequence GTGACATCCGGAAACTGGAAACATAAATTCATCAATCCGGCCCAGGTCGGGGGCATCGAAACGGCCGTGCTGGACAACGGCCGGGGTCGCGGGACGCGCATCGCCTGGATCAACACGGGCACTGGGCTGCGTTACAAAGTGGTGCTCGACCGGGCGATGGACATTGCCGAGGCGTTTTACAACCAGCACAGTCTGGCCTGGCTGAGTCACCTCGGCGTGGCGCCCCCGGACCCATCCACGGACCGGGGCATCGGCTGGCTCCGCAATTTTGGCGGGGGCCTGCTGACCACCTGCGGCCTGACCCATATCGGCGGCCCGGAAACGGATGCCTACGGCGAACGGGGCGTGCACGGCCCCATCAGCAACCTGCCCGCCGAACTGGAATCCATTCTGCAGCCCGACCCCGCCGCCGGTCGTCTGGAGTTCAGCCTGACCGGCCGCATCCGGCAGACGCAGGTGTTCGGGCCCTGCCTGGAGCTTCGGCGCACGATCTCGGGTCGGCTCGGCGAGGCGCGCATTCAGATACGGGACGAGGTGGTCAACCGGGGCAACACCCCCGCGCCGCACATGCTGCTGTACCACGTCAATTTCGGCTGGCCGCTTGTGGATGAAGGCGCGGAGCTGATCTGGCAGGGCGACTGGCAGGCCCGGGAAGGCGAAAACGCCCGCATTTTCCGGCCGGAGAACGACTTTCGCAAATGCCCGCCCCCGCTGGACGAACACGCGGGCGGCGGCGAGGAAGCGGCCTTTATCCGTCCGGAAGCGGATGAAAACGGCCAGTGTGTCTGCGGCGTCCACAATCCGGCGCTGGGCATCGCCGCCCTGATCCGCTTCCGGAAGGAGCAGCTGCCCTGGCTGACCAACTGGCAACACTGGGGACGCGGGGAGTACGTCACCGGCCTCGAACCCGGCACCCATCCCCCGATCGGACAGGCCGCCGCCCGCGCCCGGCAGGAACTCCTGTTTCTGGAACCGGAAGATTCCCGTATTTATGAGCTTTCGCTGGAAGTGGTACCGTCTGATTCCGAATATTTTAATAGTTTACCAACTCATACCTCAACCCATCAGGAACATTAA
- a CDS encoding class I mannose-6-phosphate isomerase, with translation METLNATSLAEKALEQGKGILRLAPTWVPRSFCVPGRRIKLHPDDYYVLGGKRGGIDERWLSSTTPAKNGPLTGENEGLSQIVFNDGGKEVQFLLRDAVAELKGELIGERLWNEYQSWPMYSKFFDNMGPLPHHVHHNDEHAAKIGQLGKPEAYYFPPQLNNHGGDFPYTFFGLTPGTTKEQVLECLKNFTKGDNKITNISQAYRLEPGTGWDVPPGLLHAPGSLCTYEPQKASDVFAMYQSLVNEAIIDEDLLWNGTPPEERGNFDQLVEVLDWDLNLDPNMMQNRFMRPKPVRPVAEMEAEGYLETWICYKNEAFSAKELTVLPGQTVTIRDSAAYGLIMMQGRGTMGVWEIETPALIRYGQLTNDEFFVSENAAREGVTITNASQTDPIVMLKHFGPGNPDLVL, from the coding sequence ATGGAAACATTGAATGCCACAAGCCTGGCCGAAAAGGCGCTTGAACAGGGCAAAGGAATTCTTCGCCTTGCTCCTACCTGGGTTCCCCGTTCGTTCTGCGTACCGGGACGGCGGATTAAGCTGCATCCGGACGACTATTATGTGCTCGGCGGCAAACGCGGCGGCATTGACGAGCGCTGGCTGTCGTCGACCACCCCGGCCAAAAACGGTCCGCTGACCGGCGAAAATGAAGGTTTGAGCCAGATTGTGTTCAACGATGGCGGCAAAGAAGTGCAGTTTCTGCTGCGGGATGCGGTCGCGGAGCTGAAAGGCGAACTCATCGGCGAGCGGCTCTGGAACGAGTACCAAAGCTGGCCGATGTATTCCAAATTCTTTGACAACATGGGTCCGCTGCCGCACCACGTTCACCACAACGACGAACACGCGGCCAAAATCGGGCAGCTGGGCAAACCGGAAGCGTATTATTTCCCGCCCCAATTGAACAACCACGGCGGCGATTTTCCCTACACGTTCTTCGGCCTCACGCCGGGCACCACCAAAGAGCAGGTGCTGGAATGCCTGAAGAATTTCACCAAAGGCGACAACAAGATTACCAACATTTCGCAGGCCTACCGCCTCGAACCCGGCACCGGCTGGGATGTACCGCCGGGTCTGCTGCACGCTCCGGGCAGCCTCTGCACCTACGAGCCGCAGAAAGCCTCGGACGTGTTTGCCATGTACCAGTCGCTGGTCAACGAGGCGATTATCGACGAAGACCTGCTCTGGAACGGCACCCCGCCCGAAGAGCGCGGCAACTTCGACCAACTGGTGGAGGTGCTCGACTGGGATCTGAACCTCGACCCGAACATGATGCAGAACCGCTTCATGCGGCCTAAACCCGTGCGTCCGGTGGCTGAAATGGAGGCCGAAGGGTATCTCGAAACCTGGATCTGCTACAAAAACGAAGCCTTCAGCGCCAAGGAACTGACGGTGCTACCGGGGCAGACCGTCACCATCCGCGACAGCGCCGCCTACGGCCTGATCATGATGCAGGGTCGCGGCACGATGGGCGTCTGGGAAATTGAAACTCCGGCCCTGATCCGCTACGGACAGCTGACCAACGACGAGTTCTTTGTCAGCGAGAACGCCGCCCGCGAAGGCGTCACCATCACGAACGCCTCCCAGACCGACCCGATTGTCATGCTGAAACACTTCGGCCCCGGCAATCCGGATCTGGTCCTGTGA
- a CDS encoding sugar phosphate isomerase/epimerase family protein: MPENNYPKLHNATWPGLVGKGPDSEPPISLDDMLDMTAAAEVDGVKFDGVDLGLMDPHFNVNCSPDDVKRLADKVASRNLEIGSLVAPIWGGPAMGTQEQRAQFVDMVRRTCEVGQQLREMGIRPSGIVRIDSASSPEAFSKDPVGNTKLIAETFREACDVAAQYGEKLAAEGEICWGGLQSWRATLETLEQVDRPNMGFQADMSHTFLYLLGYNSPEDRLLPEYYDWNDREALTAALKKMTAALRPWTLDFHVAQNDGTVFGSGSHDKTGRHCQATDPNGKLDIVQDAGHWLRDENGNLTKAFRHICWDGCMFPNQVMQNQQTWNDILAVMIKVRQAHGWQE; this comes from the coding sequence ATGCCCGAAAATAATTATCCCAAGCTTCACAACGCCACCTGGCCCGGTCTGGTCGGCAAAGGCCCCGACTCGGAACCGCCCATTTCGCTCGATGACATGCTCGACATGACCGCCGCCGCGGAAGTGGACGGCGTTAAGTTCGACGGCGTTGACCTCGGCCTGATGGACCCGCATTTCAACGTCAACTGCTCGCCGGACGACGTCAAACGGCTGGCGGATAAAGTCGCCTCGCGTAACCTCGAAATCGGCAGTCTGGTTGCTCCCATCTGGGGTGGTCCGGCGATGGGTACCCAGGAGCAGCGCGCCCAATTTGTGGACATGGTGCGCCGGACCTGTGAAGTGGGCCAGCAACTGCGCGAAATGGGCATCCGGCCCAGCGGCATCGTCCGGATCGACTCGGCATCCTCGCCCGAAGCGTTTTCCAAAGACCCCGTGGGCAATACGAAGCTGATCGCCGAGACCTTCCGCGAAGCCTGCGACGTGGCCGCCCAATACGGCGAAAAACTGGCCGCCGAGGGCGAAATCTGCTGGGGCGGTCTGCAATCGTGGCGCGCCACGCTCGAAACGCTGGAACAGGTTGACCGGCCGAACATGGGCTTTCAGGCCGATATGTCGCATACCTTTCTCTACCTGCTCGGCTACAACAGCCCCGAAGACCGCCTGCTGCCTGAGTATTACGACTGGAACGACCGCGAAGCCCTGACCGCCGCCCTGAAGAAAATGACCGCCGCCCTGCGCCCGTGGACACTCGATTTCCACGTCGCCCAGAACGACGGCACGGTTTTCGGCTCCGGCTCCCATGACAAAACCGGCCGCCACTGCCAGGCCACCGATCCCAACGGCAAACTCGACATCGTTCAGGATGCCGGGCACTGGCTGCGCGACGAGAACGGCAACCTCACCAAAGCGTTCCGCCACATCTGCTGGGACGGCTGTATGTTCCCCAACCAGGTCATGCAGAACCAGCAAACCTGGAACGACATCCTGGCCGTCATGATCAAGGTGCGTCAGGCCCACGGATGGCAGGAATGA